One segment of Anatilimnocola aggregata DNA contains the following:
- a CDS encoding sigma 54-interacting transcriptional regulator has protein sequence MLAYLVIREGSKWTDVFRLVPGRTVTIGRAGTNQIVIKDERCSRNHVEVFLNRGEWTLRDLDSRNGTFINNKQVRGDNVLSPGDIVRIANCQLGYVHDLTHAFPDPDHASVLAVPPQLGDETVLGAPLIADTGEVLEVGEASIHEVNEPTHITHRRNQTRYLRPGPAADLPIPRVGQAAAKLCRLAFELASQPDIPSVAHLALNGLFEGTHVDAGAVLLVPRGYEGMPNPTDLQVVASRTDHEPVYHRPSSFLAATVLRDGEAVLARNIEGDSQLGLRDSKGEFHATSVMCAPVRQEKRVIGLIHLYSTEDHRVPDPDDLEFTLAVAENMALALRNLQRQQELAENLNQTRNEIVQLRKQLGAESELVGSSLVLNSVQQQIARAAPSRATVLIRGESGVGKELVARAMHYASPRKKGPFVCLNCAALSESLLESELFGHERGAFTGATERKIGKFEAAHAGTLMLDEIGEMSPQIQAKFLRVLEGHPFERVGGAQPIKTDVRVIAATNRDLERAVADSTFRRDLYFRLRVVEIYVPPLRKRPEDILELAAYFLDKFNSETGRKLQGFTPEAIEQMQNYRWPGNVRELKNVIERAVVLSRSDLIEVEDLNLSSLGTISGDSNEMPAVKAMFEPLSLEDIEKRHILATLTATNWNKSRTASILGVERSTLDRKIKRYELRPPTSPRGDWLVAE, from the coding sequence ATGCTCGCTTATCTCGTGATCCGCGAAGGGTCGAAATGGACCGACGTTTTTCGTCTGGTTCCCGGTCGAACTGTGACCATTGGCCGCGCCGGCACCAACCAAATCGTCATTAAGGACGAGCGTTGCAGCCGGAACCACGTAGAAGTCTTCTTGAATCGGGGCGAGTGGACCCTCCGCGATCTCGATAGCCGCAACGGGACGTTTATCAACAACAAGCAGGTGCGGGGCGATAATGTCCTCTCTCCCGGCGACATTGTCCGGATTGCCAACTGCCAATTGGGATACGTCCATGACCTGACGCACGCATTTCCCGATCCCGATCATGCCAGTGTGCTGGCGGTGCCGCCGCAACTGGGAGACGAAACGGTTCTCGGCGCGCCCCTGATTGCCGATACGGGAGAAGTGCTCGAAGTGGGTGAAGCGAGCATCCACGAAGTTAACGAACCGACCCACATTACTCACCGCCGTAATCAAACGCGCTATCTGCGTCCCGGACCAGCCGCCGATTTACCGATCCCGCGGGTGGGCCAGGCAGCGGCCAAACTTTGTCGCCTGGCCTTTGAACTGGCCAGTCAGCCCGATATTCCGTCAGTCGCGCATCTGGCGCTCAACGGCCTATTCGAGGGAACCCATGTCGACGCTGGTGCCGTGCTGCTGGTGCCGCGTGGTTACGAAGGGATGCCCAATCCTACCGACCTGCAAGTGGTCGCTTCGCGCACCGATCACGAACCGGTCTATCATCGCCCGTCGAGTTTTTTGGCGGCCACTGTTTTGCGCGATGGCGAAGCTGTACTGGCGCGCAACATCGAAGGTGACAGTCAACTCGGGCTGCGCGACAGCAAAGGGGAATTTCACGCCACGAGTGTGATGTGCGCGCCCGTTCGCCAGGAGAAGCGAGTCATCGGACTGATTCACTTGTATTCGACCGAGGATCATCGGGTGCCCGATCCGGACGATCTCGAGTTCACGCTGGCGGTTGCCGAGAACATGGCGCTCGCGCTGCGAAATCTGCAGCGGCAACAAGAGCTGGCCGAGAATCTGAATCAGACGCGCAACGAAATTGTCCAGCTGCGCAAACAGCTAGGAGCCGAGAGTGAGCTCGTCGGCAGCAGCCTGGTGCTCAACAGCGTGCAGCAACAAATTGCCCGAGCTGCACCGAGTCGCGCGACGGTATTGATTCGGGGCGAAAGTGGCGTCGGCAAAGAACTGGTCGCCCGGGCCATGCACTACGCCAGCCCGCGCAAGAAAGGCCCATTCGTCTGTTTGAACTGCGCCGCGCTGTCCGAATCGTTGCTCGAAAGTGAGCTCTTCGGCCACGAGCGCGGAGCATTTACCGGAGCGACGGAGCGGAAGATCGGCAAGTTCGAAGCGGCGCACGCTGGCACGCTGATGCTGGACGAAATTGGCGAAATGAGCCCGCAAATTCAAGCGAAGTTTTTGCGCGTGCTCGAAGGGCATCCGTTCGAGCGAGTGGGGGGCGCTCAACCAATTAAGACCGATGTCCGCGTGATTGCCGCGACCAATCGCGACTTGGAACGAGCCGTCGCCGACAGCACATTTCGCCGCGACCTTTACTTTCGCCTGCGCGTCGTCGAGATCTATGTTCCCCCGCTGCGCAAACGTCCCGAGGACATTCTCGAATTGGCTGCCTACTTCCTCGATAAGTTCAACTCCGAGACCGGCCGCAAGTTGCAGGGCTTCACGCCCGAAGCCATCGAGCAGATGCAGAACTACCGTTGGCCCGGCAACGTGCGCGAACTGAAGAACGTAATCGAACGCGCGGTTGTCCTCTCGCGCAGCGACCTGATTGAGGTCGAGGACTTGAACCTCTCGAGCCTCGGTACGATTTCGGGAGACTCGAACGAAATGCCTGCCGTGAAGGCGATGTTCGAACCACTCTCGCTCGAAGATATCGAGAAGCGGCATATTCTCGCCACGCTAACGGCCACCAACTGGAACAAGAGCCGCACCGCCTCCATTCTTGGCGTCGAACGCTCGACACTCGATCGCAAGATCAAGCGCTATGAACTTCGCCCCCCCACATCTCCCCGCGGAGACTGGCTGGTGGCGGAGTGA
- a CDS encoding GspE/PulE family protein has translation MEAGEILLRRGLIDQRQLTQTRQQANGHGDGIKLIESAVQMGFVTEEAALRAVGDEVGIDFIDLTSTDVDLSLLKSFPQRLIHRQTLFPIRHDHGQLIVATSNPFDLYPLDEVSAATGFSVMPILASRVEIAKLIKRHLGVGSETVDGLVAQAVKDEEDGIELLSEIETDGSELSEMAQEASVVRLVNEILLEAIESRASDVHVESQPSGVVIRYRIDGLLQTQPVPPEINRFQSAIISRLKIMARLNIAEKRLPQDGRMKLKVSGREIDIRLSIIPMIHGEGLVMRVLDKGSMKFDLRQIGMEEDTYQAYRKMIDMPHGIILVTGPTGSGKTTTLYSSLIEINTPDVKIITTEDPVEYQLEGINQIQVHQKIGLTFGHSLRSILRHDPDIVLVGEIRDLETAENAIQASLTGHLVFSTLHTNDAASAYTRLVDMGVEPFLVASTVEAVMAQRLLRRLCVHCKQPIQLGPEDAPADFPWEKLPGKQIFGPTGCRECRQTGYRGRLGIYELLITTNDIRQLAHDRVSSWKIVEAAMADGMLSLRQDGWRKVLSGVSTVEEVVRNAKSDFSMLIKR, from the coding sequence ATGGAAGCCGGTGAAATTCTCCTCCGTCGCGGATTGATCGATCAGCGGCAACTCACGCAGACGCGTCAGCAGGCCAACGGTCACGGCGACGGCATCAAGTTGATCGAATCTGCGGTACAGATGGGGTTTGTCACCGAAGAGGCAGCCCTCCGCGCTGTCGGCGACGAAGTGGGGATCGACTTCATCGACCTGACCTCCACCGATGTCGACCTGTCTCTGCTCAAATCGTTTCCTCAACGACTGATTCACCGGCAAACGCTCTTCCCGATTCGCCACGATCACGGGCAGTTGATCGTCGCTACCAGCAATCCGTTCGACCTCTATCCGCTGGACGAAGTTTCAGCGGCCACCGGCTTCTCGGTGATGCCCATCCTGGCTTCGCGTGTCGAAATCGCCAAGCTGATCAAGCGGCATCTAGGCGTCGGTAGCGAAACGGTCGATGGCCTGGTGGCTCAGGCTGTTAAGGACGAAGAGGACGGCATCGAACTCCTCAGTGAGATCGAGACCGACGGCAGCGAACTCTCCGAGATGGCGCAAGAAGCCTCGGTGGTTCGGCTGGTGAACGAAATTCTGCTCGAAGCCATCGAATCGCGCGCGAGCGACGTCCACGTTGAGTCGCAGCCCTCCGGCGTCGTCATTCGTTACCGCATCGACGGCCTGCTGCAAACCCAGCCCGTGCCGCCAGAAATCAACCGTTTTCAATCGGCCATCATCAGCCGTTTGAAGATCATGGCGCGGCTGAACATCGCCGAAAAGCGACTACCGCAAGACGGCCGCATGAAGCTCAAGGTAAGTGGCCGCGAAATCGACATCCGCTTGTCGATCATCCCCATGATTCACGGCGAAGGCCTGGTCATGCGCGTGCTCGATAAGGGCTCGATGAAGTTCGATCTGCGGCAGATTGGTATGGAAGAGGACACCTACCAGGCCTATCGCAAAATGATCGATATGCCGCACGGCATCATCCTGGTCACGGGGCCCACTGGTTCGGGCAAAACCACGACGCTCTACAGTTCACTGATCGAGATCAATACGCCCGACGTGAAGATCATCACGACCGAAGACCCGGTCGAATATCAGCTCGAAGGAATTAATCAGATTCAGGTCCATCAGAAAATCGGCCTGACGTTTGGTCATTCGCTCCGTTCGATTTTGCGTCACGATCCGGACATCGTCCTCGTCGGCGAAATTCGTGATCTCGAAACGGCCGAGAATGCGATTCAGGCTTCCCTCACCGGTCACTTGGTGTTCAGCACACTCCACACCAACGACGCCGCGAGTGCTTACACGCGACTCGTCGATATGGGTGTCGAACCGTTTCTCGTGGCCAGTACCGTCGAAGCGGTGATGGCCCAACGACTGTTGCGTCGACTGTGCGTTCACTGCAAGCAGCCCATTCAATTGGGACCTGAAGATGCGCCGGCCGATTTTCCGTGGGAAAAGCTGCCGGGCAAGCAGATTTTTGGTCCTACCGGCTGCCGTGAATGCCGCCAAACCGGCTATCGCGGCCGGCTTGGCATCTACGAATTGCTGATCACCACCAACGACATTCGCCAACTAGCGCACGATCGAGTGAGCAGTTGGAAAATTGTGGAAGCTGCGATGGCCGACGGGATGCTCAGCCTGCGGCAAGATGGCTGGCGTAAAGTACTGAGCGGCGTGTCGACTGTCGAAGAAGTCGTTCGTAACGCTAAGTCCGATTTTAGCATGCTGATTAAGAGGTGA